Proteins from a single region of Polyangiaceae bacterium:
- a CDS encoding DUF2185 domain-containing protein: MAKRFKLSREQIRPLIPAMGGCIATDGVTVEGKPVAFMNRGAPVNPQDSGWFITAGESAEYLNDRSHLDVYDLNTIANCDPRIVRFLTYPVGTEVVLDASGQLVAVGDPPAPPAVLLPGVTPGPVQLTPFWQAQLGESLFRRVEDYQLVLWKPQLTFWISAFEDQPRSAAANLEHFTSSASPQAFDLERSEQGGVHRLIYRIDEAREDGQVQPSAQAVVCFESRVLIAAAYFDDEPSRALALAFLRSLTPSG, translated from the coding sequence ATGGCAAAGCGCTTCAAACTGAGTCGCGAGCAGATCCGCCCTCTGATCCCCGCTATGGGCGGCTGCATCGCCACGGACGGCGTCACCGTGGAGGGCAAACCCGTCGCTTTCATGAACCGTGGCGCGCCCGTCAACCCGCAAGACAGTGGCTGGTTCATCACAGCTGGCGAATCCGCGGAATACCTGAACGACCGGAGCCACCTCGATGTGTACGACCTGAACACCATCGCCAATTGCGATCCGCGCATCGTACGCTTCCTCACCTACCCGGTCGGCACCGAGGTGGTGCTCGACGCCAGCGGGCAACTCGTCGCGGTGGGAGATCCGCCCGCGCCCCCTGCCGTGCTGCTGCCGGGCGTGACGCCGGGTCCCGTGCAGCTCACGCCGTTCTGGCAAGCGCAGCTTGGGGAGTCGCTGTTCCGTCGCGTTGAGGACTACCAACTGGTGCTATGGAAGCCGCAGCTCACGTTCTGGATCTCCGCCTTCGAAGATCAGCCCCGCTCCGCTGCGGCGAACTTGGAACACTTCACGAGCTCCGCTTCCCCCCAAGCCTTCGACCTCGAACGTAGCGAGCAGGGTGGGGTCCACCGCCTCATCTATCGCATCGACGAGGCGCGAGAGGACGGCCAGGTGCAACCTTCGGCCCAAGCCGTCGTGTGCTTCGAAAGTCGGGTGCTGATTGCCGCAGCGTACTTCGACGACGAACCCAGCCGAGCGCTCGCCCTCGCGTTCTTGCGCTCGCTAACGCCCAGCGGCTGA